GCCACGTTAACGGTACGATCGTAAACCAAACCCAAACGGGCAAGCGTTAGCCTCCTCTTTTCTTCTATACCTAATTCGCGCATCCGCTCATCAAGGATATAATTGATATCCACATTAGCCGGCAAAACCGGTGAAGCGTTTGCCCTGGCGCGCACGATATTAATATCAGCTGCGGCATTGCCAGGGTCATTTGCACCTAAATAAGCCTCAGCACGGATCAGGTAGGTTTCGGCTAACCTGCACATATACTGATCGGCATAGGTTCCGCCGGCCGCGGAGCTCAAGAGACCTGTGGTAGCATTGAGGTACAAGGCTGACGGATGGTGACCTGGTGTAGTGCATTTGGATTGATAGGCGTAAAAGACCCGGCTCGGTACGGTCACACCGGCAGGAGGGTTTTCGGTCGAAATGGTCTGACCAAAAAATGCCGGCTGATTGGGATCATTATAAGTGAACTGCCGCACAAAATTGTATTTTGAATTGCGCATATCATTGTTAAAGTCGCTCTGCCAGATGGTGTTCGTAAAATACTTCGTGGAAATTGCCCATCCTATACCGCGTCCCCCGGTGTAATCGGATACCGGCCATAGAAAAGGTTTTTTTCCACCTGCCAAAGTCACATCCCGTGTGAGCGGCGCACATTGCCGTTCTAACTGATAAGAACCGGCGATAGCGGTAGCTGAGGAAGATCCCCCGGGAACATCGTTTTCAAACTGGATGACCCATAATGCCTCTCGGTTGCCCGCACTCCGGTTTTGGTTTTTTGGCCGGAAGAGATCCCAGTACACGTCACCCGGATCGGTGCTTTGCGAACCAAAGCGTGAGTTCATCAGGGCCATATTGGCATTGCCGATTACCGCCGTCGCGGCTGTGATTGCATTGGTATATTGCTTGGCGGCCAAATAAACTTCTGCAAGAAAATGATAGGCGACAAGATTCGAGACCTGACCGTCCTTCACCGTATTGATAGCCGGTAGGCTAGTCGAGGCAAAAGCTAGATCACTGATGGCCTGGGCATATACCTCGGTCTGGCTGGCGCGGGTATAATTCGTTTTAGGGGAGGTTACTTCTTGTAACACGAGCGGCACGCCCCCGTATAAGTAAGCCAGCGTACGATAGGCAAATCCTCTGAAAAACCTGGCATTGGCCTGTATAAAGGCCAAATCGGCCCCAGTCACGGAAGATGTAGGCAGTCTGCTTAAAATGGTATTCGATTCCGAAATGATTTTATATAGTCTCGTCCAGTGGGACGTTAAATAACTATTGCTGGGATTGGTTGAAACAGCGTAATCATTGAAACGTTGCGGGCCGCTTGGCTGCCCATCGTATACCAAGTCCAATCCGTAGATGTAATCGAACGGGCTCTGTTCATCCGAGCTATAGAACTCTGTGCGAACGGCAGCATATAGATTATAGATCGAAGCGTTGAAATCCTGCGCCGTTTTGAAAGAGTTGACGGTACTGGCAAAATCTAAAGGCACTTCATCTAAATAACTTTTTTTACATGAAACTGTACAAAATATTAGCGTACAGACCAAAAACTTATGGATGTTTCTCATCTTTTTTTAATTATAATGTA
This region of Mucilaginibacter yixingensis genomic DNA includes:
- a CDS encoding RagB/SusD family nutrient uptake outer membrane protein encodes the protein MRNIHKFLVCTLIFCTVSCKKSYLDEVPLDFASTVNSFKTAQDFNASIYNLYAAVRTEFYSSDEQSPFDYIYGLDLVYDGQPSGPQRFNDYAVSTNPSNSYLTSHWTRLYKIISESNTILSRLPTSSVTGADLAFIQANARFFRGFAYRTLAYLYGGVPLVLQEVTSPKTNYTRASQTEVYAQAISDLAFASTSLPAINTVKDGQVSNLVAYHFLAEVYLAAKQYTNAITAATAVIGNANMALMNSRFGSQSTDPGDVYWDLFRPKNQNRSAGNREALWVIQFENDVPGGSSSATAIAGSYQLERQCAPLTRDVTLAGGKKPFLWPVSDYTGGRGIGWAISTKYFTNTIWQSDFNNDMRNSKYNFVRQFTYNDPNQPAFFGQTISTENPPAGVTVPSRVFYAYQSKCTTPGHHPSALYLNATTGLLSSAAGGTYADQYMCRLAETYLIRAEAYLGANDPGNAAADINIVRARANASPVLPANVDINYILDERMRELGIEEKRRLTLARLGLVYDRTVNVAHNPVAANVKPTSNLWPIPQSEIESNKDAVLTQNPGY